AGGAGAAGGAGACGAGTCAGAcgacggcggcggcggaggactTCGATAACATCGAGAAGACGACGGAGATGACGGAGACTGCGGAGAAGACGAGTGAGGACTCGAGGGAGACTACGGCGGGAACGAAGCCGACTGAGCCGACTGCTCCGACGACAGTTGTTGGTGGCCCATCTCTTCTAGCTCCTCCAGCTCCTCCAGCAACTCCGGCGATTGGGACTCATTCTGGAGATGATGAGATTGAAGGTTCTGAAGAAGGAAATGAAGACGGAGAAGGTtctgaagaagaaaatggagatggagatggagctGCAGAAGGAAAGGATGATGAGAATGGAGGTTCCGAAGAAGTAAGAGAAGAGATTGAGAACGTTGAGGACAAAAGACCAGAAGAAAAGGTATCACATTTGGATGAACTAATATACTTTGAAGTAGTAGTGGTATAACTTGATTAAGATTTACTGTAACTTGCAGGAATCTGATTACATGTTGAAGGAGATCTCTCACACAATGAAACATTTTGGAAGGGTTGTGAAAGAGAATACGTTGTGGCCTCTTCCAGGTTTCTGTGTCCCAACTAGAGGTATGTGAAATCCCTTTAATGACATGATAACAATTATGATGGCATTACATAATGTGGTGTTGTGATGTTTTACAGCTTATTGCATTCGAGGCAATTCCTACATATTTGAGTTAAAACTAAGGTAGGACTAGGGTAGAACTAAGGTAGGACTAGGGTAGAACTAAGGTAAGCCTATGGTAGGAGTAGGGTGGAATAAAGGTAGAACTAAGTTTGTACATTTATTCTATTGACAGGATATTGAAAGATTGGCCTCGGTGGAGGAGTTTGTGAAGGACGACTTGGATGAGAGATTGGCCTCGGTGGAGGAGTTTGTGAAGGACGTAGAGAAAGAGCTCTATGTGTTGTTTTTACAGAAGTGAAGAACTCtatgtgttgttttttttgttttatctggTAGACAAACTCTTTGTATTcggttgtttatttttgtttgtaactAATACTTATCGGATATTTTGAAACTAGGTTTGTGATGTTATTTTCTGAATTTGGTCAAAAGTAGTCAAGTAGTGAACACAACTAGAGACTAGAAGGCCTCGACTAGAAGAGAAATAATTGAAACACAAGTTCTTAacaactaaggtttttaattgAAACACAACCACataatattgattaattaaaataactgAAACAAACCTTAGTACAAGtcttaacaaaacaaaaaagactTGTAACCGAACCGAAAGTGGAAATAAACTGAGACACTGGAAATAGATTGGGAACACTAAGAAATAGATAGGGAA
This window of the Raphanus sativus cultivar WK10039 unplaced genomic scaffold, ASM80110v3 Scaffold3045, whole genome shotgun sequence genome carries:
- the LOC130506254 gene encoding protein Ycf2-like gives rise to the protein MVVETRGGKRKDNPTKEETRRVKFAKEKETSQTTAAAEDFDNIEKTTEMTETAEKTSEDSRETTAGTKPTEPTAPTTVVGGPSLLAPPAPPATPAIGTHSGDDEIEGSEEGNEDGEGSEEENGDGDGAAEGKDDENGGSEEVREEIENVEDKRPEEKESDYMLKEISHTMKHFGRVVKENTLWPLPGFCVPTRGM